The nucleotide sequence aatgtatcttttattttattaaaaattaattttataaataatatacttttttttggtTCAAGTCACATGCCCAGGCAACACTTGGTCCAAACGGTGGCAATGTCCTTTACTATATAATAACAATCAACTACGCAGAATGATTATAAAGGTATTGATAGATAACTAATATCCGGAGGACGACAAAGAGACAACAACAAAGTGTACAGCATTCACTTAAGATGCAATTTACGGGCAATCTTGCAGCCACTATAGGTATTGGTTTGCATAACATTATCTGTGTAAGACCAGTATAAAGTGATAGAACTTACCAATAACTGTCATGCTCCACGAGACACAGTAGGAGTTGGCTCCGATCCAAACGATGCACATAAAGAAAGCCAGTGGGTACAACTTCTTGTAAGTAATTGGAGATGGAATTGTGAATCCCAACACTAGTTTCAAAGGCCAAGTGTAAAGCCACCACACTTTGTAAACCCAGGAGTTCTCGCGGGGCCACCGGAATATACTCTTCTTGGGTTTAACATTCTCTTCTTCAgctgaaaacaatataaaaaaaattatataaattattgtcGTTACAATATGTCAGTAATGTATTCTAAACTTTTAATTTTCGCTCAAGGCATTGTTTTAATCTAAACAAATGAAATCTTCCTGCATTTTGTGTACACAccgtttaaattaaaataccgaTGTCTCTCCAATTACAGTCCCGTTTATTTCacgaataataaattatattatcttacCTTTTTCAACGACATTCACTTTCTCAGGATATTCAACATCCACGTCACTGAATCCTTTGTTATCAACGCCTTCTTCGACTGATTTCCCATTTTCCGTAGGAATTACCATAGCAACTGTAACAATgccataatattttaaaacacgttcAAGAAGCTATCATAAAAGAgcctcataaaaaataattgttaatacATACTATCTGATGTGTTCTTTTTGCACATTCTGGCAACAAGTCTGTCGTAGACGGCAAACATCCTCATGCTATTGAACATAACGATGAAGTAGAGGATGTAAAGGATTCCCAGTACGAGAGCTTCGTACCAGTCGATCTGTCCATCCCACACGAAAGCTACCAACACACCGACGTTAACCATGTAGATAACCACATCTCTGGTGACGGGTCTTGCTTCTATTGGGATAGGCTGGAAAATGCAGTAGAAAGGTCAATTAACACAACTCCTCTTAAAATAACATGTAAGTAAAGTTTTAATTCGTTTGATGTTGTGTTTACCCTGATAGCAGCAAGACCTCCAACAGCGGCTACTCCGAGAGCATTGAAGATTGCAGAACCGACTATCGTTCCAATACCCATGTCAGATTCAGTCAAAAATGTTGATATAACGTTGACAAAGAATTCAGGACAGGAGGTGGCGACTGCCATGAATGTTGCCGCGGCTACATTCTGAAATACAATAGTTAGTAAGATAAAgtatatgaatataaatatttatttcaaaacctgAAATAGGATAGTAAGAATTGATCCAAGCATAAAGTTTAGCATCCAAGGTAAAATACATAATCTCTATAAGTAGATAAACAActatatacgtaaataaataaataacaataaaataagttttattagatTCTTGTAGACATACCTGAGGTATTTTTAAGTCATCGCAAATCAGTTCGACGCAAGGGATGAAATAATCATTACATACAATAGCCAATAGCGTAAATGAGTAGATACCAAACAGTGCATATAAAAGGAAAGCACCCCGCCTCAACTGCTCGTCTGgaataacaaattgaaatagATATTACttacttgttattttaaatgaaaattaattgtttgatCTATACTCTTCAAAGGAATTGTAAGTAAAAACGACTGAACTTGAAAAGGGTAGCGTTatctcaaaatatattttagtgtgGGTTAAAATTTTCAGACGTGATTTATGGTGTATATgaagtagataataatatgttacgtaGATTATTCGTCAGTGAATTATCACTTACCATCAAAGATTCCATCAGGGAAACTGTCAATAGAGTCCCCACTGACACAGTCGATCTCGCGGGCGATGCCCTCGTCCGTGATCTCCAGCCTCGTTCTCAACCAAGGAGTCCAGTGCCAAGTCTCATGCTCACTATCCAGTTTCTTCATTAGTTCCTCGTGCACGAACACTATTTTACCATTTCGACTAATAGGATGCACCGAATTGAAGAGTTCCGTTTcatctgataaaaatatttcacaaaattacatattaattacaCCCGCGTTACGTATTACATGGGACGCGTGGTCTCCCAAAAAATCAATGAGTAAAATCAGTGGTTGATCGGATACTGATAATATGTACATTTAATGAAGCAATCGATGCGATGGTCGGCGCAAGTCAAACCACGATATGGTTCGCAAAACCACTTGTTTCAGTACTTTATAAACAACCAATAAAGCATTCTACAATCTTTACCAATAAACAATAGTACCGTAATTTAACTAGATTAGTATCTAGCTGTCTGATTGTCGTCAAACGTCTTTCTTTTAGAAGTTAAACTTGAAACGATTGCATTACTTGGTTGCAGATAGATACACAATACAGTTGGGTCGTTAACAAGGATTTTTATTCGAACGAAAATAACACGTGTTCGCTACTTAAAATATATCgggtatatacctatataccgACAAATTACCTCATACACGTAACTTATATCGAGTGTGTCAAACCTAATCACATAAAATCAAAtcgtatttatattattctttgtgTTGATTGACGTATATAAGTCAAGTAtactaaagtatttaatttaatgtgattaggtttGCCATACTTTGTATAACGAGATGCCTTTGTGAATCGCAATGTTTGTGTGTAGTTTACTTGTATGATACTTACTGC is from Helicoverpa armigera isolate CAAS_96S chromosome 1, ASM3070526v1, whole genome shotgun sequence and encodes:
- the LOC110374591 gene encoding sodium/potassium/calcium exchanger 3; the encoded protein is MTRSNLNVILWSLLLATCYTQINGNSNETELFNSVHPISRNGKIVFVHEELMKKLDSEHETWHWTPWLRTRLEITDEGIAREIDCVSGDSIDSFPDGIFDDEQLRRGAFLLYALFGIYSFTLLAIVCNDYFIPCVELICDDLKIPQNVAAATFMAVATSCPEFFVNVISTFLTESDMGIGTIVGSAIFNALGVAAVGGLAAIRPIPIEARPVTRDVVIYMVNVGVLVAFVWDGQIDWYEALVLGILYILYFIVMFNSMRMFAVYDRLVARMCKKNTSDIAMVIPTENGKSVEEGVDNKGFSDVDVEYPEKVNVVEKAEEENVKPKKSIFRWPRENSWVYKVWWLYTWPLKLVLGFTIPSPITYKKLYPLAFFMCIVWIGANSYCVSWSMTVIGHTFFIPESVMGMTFLAFGGCLPEACSVFIMSRRGEGGIGVSNALGANSLAILFALGLPWLIKTLTLLSQGADQTAVLINSAGIDFVVGSLLVAVVCLWITLFIGKFTLRRTLGAVLLVLYAVFITFAILVEMGIILDRGIEIC